The Nevskia ramosa DSM 11499 DNA window CATGACGGCGACAGCGGCGAACAGCGAAAAGGCGTCGGCCCGGCTGAGGCGCGAACCGTTGACAGTCGAATTCATGGCGTCATCTTAAAGGACCATGCCGACAATGACGTGACGGACGGAAGTCCGGAGCGCGTCCCTGCGCACCGGCGACGGCAATCGGCGAAAATGGCGCCGTGAAAATTGGCAAGCACCTGATCGAACCCGCCCTGATCCTGGCGCCGATGGCCGGCGTCACCGATCGGCCGTTCCGCGTGCTCTGCCGACGTCTGGGCGCTGGTCTCGCGATATCGGAGATGACCATGTCCGATCCCCGGATGTGGAAAACCGAGAAATCCCGGACCCGGATGGACCACGCGGGCGAGCCCGGCCCGGTGTCGGTGCAGATCGCCGGGCACGATCCTGCCTTGCTGGCCGCTGCTGCGCGTCACAACGTCGAGCACGGGGCCGACCTCATCGACATCAATATGGGCTGCCCGGCGAAGAAGGTCTGCCGGGTGGACGCCGGGTCGGCTTTGCTGCGCGATGAGGCGCTGGTGGCGAGGATTTGTCGGGCGGTCGTCGAGGCAGTTCCAGTGCCGGTGACCTTGAAGATCCGCACCGGCTGGTCGCGGGCCGAGCGCAATGGTGTGGCGATTGCCCGGATCGCTGAAGACTGTGGCATCGCGGCACTCGCCGTGCACGGCCGCAGCCGTGAGGATCGCTTCGAAGGCGAAGCCGAGTACGACACGATCGCTGCGATCAAGCAGGCGGTGAACATTCCGGTGATCGCCAATGGCGACATCCGCACGCCCGAGCAGGCGAGGCAGGTGCTGCTGCGAACCGGCGCGGATGCTCTGATGATCGGCCGTGCAGCGCAGGGAAGGCCGTGGATTTTCCGTGAGATCAGCCATTATCTGAGCACCGGCAGCCTGCTGGCCGAGCCCTCGCGGGAATGGATCGGCCATCTGCTGGTCGAGCATCTCGCCGCGATGGCGGGTCTTTATGGCGACGCTCAGGGAACGCGGATCGGCCGCAAGCATGTCCGCTGGTACTGCGAGGATCATCCGGGGGCCGACGATTTCTGGCGCGAGATCAGCGCTGAAACCTGTGCGCTGCGTCAGCGGCAGGCAGTGGCCCTGTTCTTCGGAATCGAGCCGGAACCGTCAGCGATCGCCGAGGCAGCTTGAGCAAAGTTTTCTTAGGGGGACGGCTCGAAGCGGGTTAGCCGGATGTTTTGCCGGAAGTCGCCGACAAAAAAGGCTCGGCATGCAACACGCCGAGCCCGGCAATGAACACCGCCGTATTAGTTACGCAGGCTTCTTGGCAACAGCTTTCTTCGCGGCAGCCTTCTTTGCCGGGGCCTTCTTGGCAGCAACCTTCTTCGCAACAGCCTTCTTCGCAACCGCTTTCTTGGCGACCGCCGGCTTGGCGACAGCCTTCTTGGCGACGACCTTCGTTGCGACTGCTTTCTTCGCAACAGCCTTCTTGGCAACCGCTTTTTTCGCGACGGCTTTC harbors:
- a CDS encoding histone H1-like repetitive region-containing protein, with product MAVKKAAAKKAVAKKAVAKKAVAKKAVATKVVAKKAVAKPAVAKKAVAKKAVAKKVAAKKAPAKKAAAKKAVAKKPA
- the dusB gene encoding tRNA dihydrouridine synthase DusB: MKIGKHLIEPALILAPMAGVTDRPFRVLCRRLGAGLAISEMTMSDPRMWKTEKSRTRMDHAGEPGPVSVQIAGHDPALLAAAARHNVEHGADLIDINMGCPAKKVCRVDAGSALLRDEALVARICRAVVEAVPVPVTLKIRTGWSRAERNGVAIARIAEDCGIAALAVHGRSREDRFEGEAEYDTIAAIKQAVNIPVIANGDIRTPEQARQVLLRTGADALMIGRAAQGRPWIFREISHYLSTGSLLAEPSREWIGHLLVEHLAAMAGLYGDAQGTRIGRKHVRWYCEDHPGADDFWREISAETCALRQRQAVALFFGIEPEPSAIAEAA